The Larus michahellis chromosome 12, bLarMic1.1, whole genome shotgun sequence genome contains a region encoding:
- the LOC141750206 gene encoding uncharacterized protein LOC141750206 isoform X7 — protein MAAPGPASLQRRLQSSQEARHRQAVLVRKLQAKVLQYRTRCRELEQQLEAGAGCLPGRWEGTEALEKALLQVKEEQQRCEDLAEANSLLREHLEKAEEVNSALKEDVGKLTVDWMRAREELEAKEREWRQERELYENYFRGDRLLGLWHQMVTFRRHFLEMKAATNRDLSELKAEQMRLSGSVMANCSRLNCSVMSFQAKGELEKKELQDRLKDLVALEDKHCLLQHELLVAREALEESHLERDVLKEEKHELRVALEKAEQSVAELTGAQNELSAELADLRVATANMSCINEALALDKVQLNKLVLQLEEENDALLCKVDEMERAKISAQEKLSLCKRTTKELCAEKAHLEQLLKKAEEQQEELRVELGVLAEEKEEAQEKLLEVSRQQESSRSGLEQLRQESSRQGHALAEVCAEKELLVREKAALEVRLAAMERERQGLSEQLAEARSGKETVECSLLEAQQHLSELEITRSHLETQLHAVAQAKEVIQVLLRSEGAGDRPLLHGNSKGVRSVKSEPLFVQPLTLAICRVCRGSEVPSVGAGSREVSPEAGTAKHGARAAERRAAYRHPQSSGGRPPRGDKQAPARRGDCRRAAAVLALGEETPVAAAGTSAASSCKAGPGEDGAEAIQC, from the exons atggcggcgccgggcccggcctccctgcagcgccggctgcagagctcgcaggaggcgcggcaccggcaagcggtgctggtgcggaagctgcaggcgaag GTCCTGCAGTACCGGACCCGCTgccgagagctggagcagcagctggaagcaggagcg ggatgcctcccaggcaggtgggaaggcacagaggccctggagaaagccctgcttcaggtgaaagaggagcagcaaag GTGCGAGGATCTGGCCGAAGCGAACAGTCTGCTGCGGGAGCACCTGGAGAAAGCGGAAGAGGTGAATTCAGCCCTCAAAGAAGATGTTGGAAAGCTGACGGTGGATTGGATGAGGgcgcgggaggagctggaagcgaaGGAGCGCGAATGGCGCCAGGAACGTGAG CTCTATGAGAACTACTTCAGGGGTGACCGTCTGCTCGGGCTGTGGCATCAGATGGTCACCTTCCGCCgtcatttcctggaaatgaaggCTGCCACGAACCG agatttgtcagagctgaaggcagagcaaatgAGGCTTTCTGGGTCTGTAATGGCAAACTGCTCCCGTCTAAACTGCAGCGTGATGTCCTTCCAAGCcaagggggagctggagaagaaggagcttcaggacag aCTGAAGGACTTAGTGGCACTTGAAGACAAACACTGCTTGTTACAGCATGAGTTGTTAGTTGCGAGAGAGGCGCTGGAGGAATCGCACCTtgagagggatgtgctgaaggaagagaagcatgagCTTAGAGTGGCCCTGGAGAAG GCCGAGCAGTCGGTGGCAGAGCTGACAGGGGCTCAGAATGAGCTGAGTGCTGAACTTGCCGATCTACGTGTTGCAACAGCAAACATGAGCTGTATCAATGAAGCTCTTGCTTTGGACAAAGTGCAACTGAACAAACTTgtgctgcag ctggaggaagagaatgACGCTCTCTTGTGTAAAGTGGATGAGATGGAGAGAGCAAAGatctctgcccaggagaagctgagcttgtgTAAAAGAACAACCAAagagctctgtgcagagaaagcccacctggagcagctgctgaagaaagcagaggagcaacaagaggagctgcgggtagagctgggggtcctggcagaggagaaggaagaagcccaagagaaactccttgag GTTTCCCGCCAGCAAGAGTCGTCTCGCAGTGGCCTGGAGCAGTTGCGCCAGGAGTCCTCTCGCCAAGGGCACGCACTGGCCGAGGTGTGCGCAGAGAAGGAATTGCTGGTGcgggagaaggctgccctggaggtgcGACTGGCAGCCATGGAGCGGGAGAGACAAGGCCTttcggagcagctggcagaggccag gtcagggaaggagaccgtggaatgcagcctgttggaggctcagcagcacttgtCTGAGCTGGAGATCACCAGGAGTCATCTTGAAACCCAGCTTCACGCGGTGGCGCAGGCCAAGGAGGTGATCCAAG tgcttctgaggagtgaaggagctggagacagaccccTCCTCCACGGAAACTCGAAGGGCGTAAGGTCAGTAAAGTCAGAGCCGCTGTTTGTGCAGCCTCTGACTCTTGCCATTTGTCGTGTTTGCAGGGGAAGTgaagtgccttcagtgggagctggaagcagagaggtcTCTCCTGAAGCAGGAACGGCAAAACATGGcgcaagagctgcagaaagaagagcagcatacCGACACCCTCAAAGTTCGGGAGGCCGACCACCAAGGGGAgataaacaagctcctgcaaGACGTG gcgattgcagaagggcagcggctgtcctggctctcggagaagagactcctgtcgcagcggctggaacgtctgcagcgagcagttgcaaggctggaccgggagaagacggagctgaagcaatacagtgctga
- the LOC141750206 gene encoding uncharacterized protein LOC141750206 isoform X6 produces MAAPGPASLQRRLQSSQEARHRQAVLVRKLQAKVLQYRTRCRELEQQLEAGAGCLPGRWEGTEALEKALLQVKEEQQRCEDLAEANSLLREHLEKAEEVNSALKEDVGKLTVDWMRAREELEAKEREWRQERELYENYFRGDRLLGLWHQMVTFRRHFLEMKAATNRDLSELKAEQMRLSGSVMANCSRLNCSVMSFQAKGELEKKELQDRLKDLVALEDKHCLLQHELLVAREALEESHLERDVLKEEKHELRVALEKAEQSVAELTGAQNELSAELADLRVATANMSCINEALALDKVQLNKLVLQLEEENDALLCKVDEMERAKISAQEKLSLCKRTTKELCAEKAHLEQLLKKAEEQQEELRVELGVLAEEKEEAQEKLLEVSRQQESSRSGLEQLRQESSRQGHALAEVCAEKELLVREKAALEVRLAAMERERQGLSEQLAEARSGKETVECSLLEAQQHLSELEITRSHLETQLHAVAQAKEVIQVLLRSEGAGDRPLLHGNSKGVRSVKSEPLFVQPLTLAICRVCRGSEVPSVGAGSREVSPEAGTAKHGARAAERRAAYRHPQSSGGRPPRGDKQAPARRAGDCRRAAAVLALGEETPVAAAGTSAASSCKAGPGEDGAEAIQC; encoded by the exons atggcggcgccgggcccggcctccctgcagcgccggctgcagagctcgcaggaggcgcggcaccggcaagcggtgctggtgcggaagctgcaggcgaag GTCCTGCAGTACCGGACCCGCTgccgagagctggagcagcagctggaagcaggagcg ggatgcctcccaggcaggtgggaaggcacagaggccctggagaaagccctgcttcaggtgaaagaggagcagcaaag GTGCGAGGATCTGGCCGAAGCGAACAGTCTGCTGCGGGAGCACCTGGAGAAAGCGGAAGAGGTGAATTCAGCCCTCAAAGAAGATGTTGGAAAGCTGACGGTGGATTGGATGAGGgcgcgggaggagctggaagcgaaGGAGCGCGAATGGCGCCAGGAACGTGAG CTCTATGAGAACTACTTCAGGGGTGACCGTCTGCTCGGGCTGTGGCATCAGATGGTCACCTTCCGCCgtcatttcctggaaatgaaggCTGCCACGAACCG agatttgtcagagctgaaggcagagcaaatgAGGCTTTCTGGGTCTGTAATGGCAAACTGCTCCCGTCTAAACTGCAGCGTGATGTCCTTCCAAGCcaagggggagctggagaagaaggagcttcaggacag aCTGAAGGACTTAGTGGCACTTGAAGACAAACACTGCTTGTTACAGCATGAGTTGTTAGTTGCGAGAGAGGCGCTGGAGGAATCGCACCTtgagagggatgtgctgaaggaagagaagcatgagCTTAGAGTGGCCCTGGAGAAG GCCGAGCAGTCGGTGGCAGAGCTGACAGGGGCTCAGAATGAGCTGAGTGCTGAACTTGCCGATCTACGTGTTGCAACAGCAAACATGAGCTGTATCAATGAAGCTCTTGCTTTGGACAAAGTGCAACTGAACAAACTTgtgctgcag ctggaggaagagaatgACGCTCTCTTGTGTAAAGTGGATGAGATGGAGAGAGCAAAGatctctgcccaggagaagctgagcttgtgTAAAAGAACAACCAAagagctctgtgcagagaaagcccacctggagcagctgctgaagaaagcagaggagcaacaagaggagctgcgggtagagctgggggtcctggcagaggagaaggaagaagcccaagagaaactccttgag GTTTCCCGCCAGCAAGAGTCGTCTCGCAGTGGCCTGGAGCAGTTGCGCCAGGAGTCCTCTCGCCAAGGGCACGCACTGGCCGAGGTGTGCGCAGAGAAGGAATTGCTGGTGcgggagaaggctgccctggaggtgcGACTGGCAGCCATGGAGCGGGAGAGACAAGGCCTttcggagcagctggcagaggccag gtcagggaaggagaccgtggaatgcagcctgttggaggctcagcagcacttgtCTGAGCTGGAGATCACCAGGAGTCATCTTGAAACCCAGCTTCACGCGGTGGCGCAGGCCAAGGAGGTGATCCAAG tgcttctgaggagtgaaggagctggagacagaccccTCCTCCACGGAAACTCGAAGGGCGTAAGGTCAGTAAAGTCAGAGCCGCTGTTTGTGCAGCCTCTGACTCTTGCCATTTGTCGTGTTTGCAGGGGAAGTgaagtgccttcagtgggagctggaagcagagaggtcTCTCCTGAAGCAGGAACGGCAAAACATGGcgcaagagctgcagaaagaagagcagcatacCGACACCCTCAAAGTTCGGGAGGCCGACCACCAAGGGGAgataaacaagctcctgcaaGACGTG caggcgattgcagaagggcagcggctgtcctggctctcggagaagagactcctgtcgcagcggctggaacgtctgcagcgagcagttgcaaggctggaccgggagaagacggagctgaagcaatacagtgctga